In Maridesulfovibrio sp., a single genomic region encodes these proteins:
- the fdhF gene encoding formate dehydrogenase subunit alpha, with the protein MLRTTTTCPYCGAGCSLSLEVENGRIVSVQPGPEPSVNQGALCSKGRFGFDFVHHRDRLTSPLIRKNGELVPASWDEALDLVARKLGRIVAEYGPQAVGGFSSARCSNEENYLFQKLFRAGLGSNNIDHCARLUHAPTVAGLATSLGSGSMTNSIRELWDMGRGDCVCAIGTNTTECHPIIGLGMLEARRRGAALIVVDPREIDLARKADVWLRLRPGTDTPLLSSIARVILDEGLADVEKIAASTEDFEAFRQGLQSFDPESVSAIAEVPADDIRKAARLIAGSANASFYYTMGVTQHTTGTNNVLAVSNLALLTGNLGRPKTGVNPLRGQNNVQGACDMGALPNVLTGYRPVGDDSVRSAFESVWGVKLPSDPGLTIPKMLNAIEDDRLKGLFVFGENPMRSDPDITHVEHCLHHVDFLVVQDIFLTETAALADVVLPGASFAEKDGTFTSTERRVQRIRRAVQPVGESRPDWEILAGLLKLLGRPERYATACDVFDEMRRVTPTHAGISYERLESGGIQWPCPDESHPGTPILHVGSCMRGPGRFVPLTHREPAELPDAEYPLTLTTGRVVAHYHTATMTRRCFGLSGTWPEELVEIHPDDAATYGVADGDLIEISSRRGTVRARAWVTRRVRKGLVFMTFHFSESPGNMLTTSEADPVTGTPQLKVCAVSIRKFREPAETAATVSTKEELSCLSV; encoded by the coding sequence ATGTTAAGAACGACTACAACATGTCCATATTGCGGTGCCGGGTGTTCCCTATCATTGGAAGTCGAAAACGGGCGCATCGTGAGTGTTCAGCCCGGACCGGAACCGTCCGTCAATCAGGGGGCATTGTGCTCCAAGGGACGTTTCGGTTTTGATTTTGTCCACCACCGGGACCGCCTTACCTCTCCTCTTATCCGCAAAAACGGAGAACTGGTCCCTGCTTCGTGGGACGAGGCCCTTGATCTGGTCGCTAGGAAGCTTGGCCGGATCGTGGCCGAATACGGACCGCAGGCAGTGGGCGGATTCAGCAGTGCCCGGTGCTCCAATGAAGAGAACTATCTTTTCCAGAAACTTTTCCGTGCCGGGCTCGGAAGCAATAATATAGACCACTGCGCCCGTCTCTGACACGCTCCAACCGTGGCCGGACTGGCCACATCGCTTGGCAGCGGCTCCATGACCAATTCCATTCGTGAGCTGTGGGATATGGGAAGGGGCGACTGCGTCTGCGCAATCGGTACCAACACCACTGAATGCCATCCGATTATCGGGCTGGGCATGCTGGAGGCAAGGCGCAGGGGGGCCGCTCTGATTGTCGTGGACCCCAGAGAGATAGACCTCGCGCGCAAGGCTGATGTCTGGCTTCGGCTGCGTCCGGGAACCGACACGCCGCTCCTGTCTTCCATTGCCCGCGTGATTCTGGATGAAGGGCTTGCGGATGTGGAAAAGATTGCTGCATCCACCGAAGATTTCGAAGCCTTCAGGCAGGGACTGCAATCGTTCGATCCCGAAAGCGTCTCTGCCATCGCCGAGGTGCCTGCTGATGATATCCGCAAGGCCGCCCGGCTTATTGCCGGATCGGCAAACGCCTCCTTCTATTATACCATGGGCGTAACCCAGCATACGACAGGGACCAACAATGTTCTTGCCGTATCCAATCTCGCTTTGCTCACAGGAAATCTCGGCCGTCCCAAAACCGGGGTGAACCCGCTGCGCGGCCAGAACAATGTGCAGGGCGCCTGCGATATGGGCGCTCTACCCAACGTGCTGACCGGCTATCGTCCGGTAGGGGACGATTCAGTCCGGTCAGCATTCGAGTCCGTCTGGGGCGTAAAGCTGCCGTCCGATCCGGGGCTGACTATTCCCAAAATGCTGAACGCGATTGAAGATGATCGGCTTAAGGGCCTGTTTGTTTTCGGTGAAAATCCCATGCGCAGCGATCCGGACATCACTCACGTGGAGCATTGTCTGCACCATGTTGATTTTCTGGTTGTGCAGGATATTTTCCTGACCGAAACAGCCGCATTGGCGGACGTTGTCCTGCCCGGTGCCAGTTTCGCCGAAAAGGACGGGACCTTCACCAGCACGGAACGCCGTGTTCAACGTATCCGCCGGGCAGTTCAGCCTGTCGGGGAAAGCCGTCCGGACTGGGAAATATTGGCCGGACTGCTTAAGCTCCTCGGCCGACCTGAACGTTATGCAACAGCCTGTGATGTGTTTGACGAAATGCGCCGGGTAACTCCCACACACGCCGGAATCAGCTATGAACGTCTTGAGTCCGGGGGCATCCAGTGGCCCTGCCCGGATGAATCGCATCCGGGAACACCCATTCTCCATGTCGGGAGCTGCATGCGCGGTCCCGGACGTTTTGTCCCCCTGACCCACCGGGAACCGGCGGAACTGCCGGACGCCGAATATCCGTTGACCCTGACCACCGGCAGAGTGGTGGCTCATTATCACACTGCGACCATGACCCGGCGCTGTTTCGGATTGTCCGGAACCTGGCCGGAGGAACTGGTTGAAATCCATCCGGATGACGCTGCCACGTATGGCGTTGCCGATGGTGATCTCATTGAAATAAGTTCCCGCAGGGGAACCGTGCGGGCGCGTGCATGGGTTACACGGCGTGTGCGCAAGGGGCTGGTCTTTATGACCTTTCACTTTTCCGAAAGTCCCGGGAACATGCTCACCACCTCGGAGGCCGATCCGGTTACCGGCACGCCGCAGCTCAAAGTCTGCGCCGTTTCCATCCGTAAATTCAGGGAACCTGCCGAAACAGCAGCGACCGTATCCACAAAGGAAGAACTTTCATGTCTAAGCGTCTGA
- a CDS encoding TIGR00730 family Rossman fold protein, with protein sequence MKSICIFLGANPGNDPKYAQAARNMGRELASRKIRTVYGGSNMGLMGILAQSALEAGGEVVGVIPESLAKKVVAHNGLTDLHVTDSMHERKALMAELSDGFIALPGGIGTMDEIFEIFTWAQLGFHTKPCGLLNLDGYYDKLIDFLGGVVNEGFLRTAHKEMLITGTSPAQILDAFGNYEAPVLSKWTEKDMAQPLKRQ encoded by the coding sequence ATGAAAAGCATATGTATTTTTCTGGGCGCCAACCCCGGAAACGACCCTAAATACGCGCAGGCCGCCCGCAACATGGGCCGGGAACTGGCCAGCCGCAAGATAAGAACCGTATACGGCGGTTCAAATATGGGACTTATGGGCATTCTGGCTCAAAGCGCACTTGAAGCCGGTGGGGAAGTAGTAGGCGTAATCCCGGAAAGCCTGGCCAAAAAAGTGGTCGCCCATAACGGATTGACCGACCTCCACGTCACCGACTCCATGCACGAAAGAAAAGCCCTCATGGCCGAACTTTCAGACGGGTTCATCGCCCTGCCCGGCGGAATTGGCACCATGGATGAGATTTTCGAAATCTTTACCTGGGCCCAGTTGGGATTTCACACCAAACCGTGCGGACTGCTTAATCTTGACGGCTACTACGACAAGCTGATCGACTTTCTCGGCGGAGTTGTGAACGAAGGATTCCTGCGTACTGCACACAAGGAAATGCTCATCACCGGAACTTCTCCGGCCCAGATACTTGATGCCTTCGGCAATTACGAAGCTCCGGTACTGAGCAAGTGGACCGAAAAGGACATGGCTCAGCCGTTGAAACGTCAATAG
- the rocD gene encoding ornithine--oxo-acid transaminase, translated as MLQSDYVELEDRYGANNYNPLDVVITQGKGVWVRDVDGNRYMDCLSAYSAVNQGHCHPRIRKALVEQASRLTLTSRAFRNDQLGLFYRELCDLTNSHRVLPMNSGAEAVETAIKAVRKWGYMVKGVPEDQAEIIVCSDNFHGRTITIVGFSTDPVARRGFGPFTPGFRVIPFGDAEALRKAITPRTVAFLVEPIQGEAGVIIPPSGYLKQVREICSSANVTLILDEIQTGLGRTGKLLAEEHEGIESDLTLVGKALSGGFYPVSAVLSNNEVLEVLRPGEHGSTFGGNPLACAVAREALKVLVEEDMIGNAAAMGKRFMAGLRKIRNPSIKEVRGKGLLMAVEFTDIPGGARPFCEKLKANGLLCKETHNNIIRFAPPLVITEDEVDWALDRISYTLSSK; from the coding sequence ATGCTGCAGAGCGATTATGTAGAGCTTGAAGACAGATACGGAGCGAACAACTACAACCCGCTGGATGTCGTAATCACGCAAGGTAAAGGCGTCTGGGTCCGGGATGTTGACGGCAACAGATATATGGACTGTCTGTCCGCATATTCAGCTGTAAATCAGGGACACTGTCATCCGCGCATACGAAAGGCCCTTGTGGAGCAGGCTTCCAGGCTGACTCTTACATCACGGGCTTTCCGCAACGACCAGCTAGGTCTCTTCTACAGGGAACTCTGCGATCTCACCAACTCCCACAGGGTGCTGCCCATGAACAGCGGCGCAGAAGCGGTGGAGACCGCAATAAAAGCCGTGCGCAAATGGGGCTACATGGTCAAGGGAGTTCCTGAAGATCAGGCTGAAATAATTGTCTGTTCCGACAATTTCCACGGACGCACAATCACCATAGTGGGGTTTTCCACCGATCCGGTAGCCCGCAGGGGATTCGGACCGTTCACCCCCGGATTCAGGGTCATACCTTTCGGGGACGCTGAAGCCCTCAGAAAAGCAATCACTCCCCGCACTGTAGCCTTTCTTGTCGAGCCCATTCAGGGTGAGGCAGGCGTCATAATTCCCCCTTCCGGCTACCTGAAACAGGTCAGGGAAATATGTTCCTCAGCCAACGTGACACTTATTCTGGACGAAATACAGACAGGTCTCGGACGAACCGGAAAACTCCTTGCAGAAGAACATGAAGGAATAGAATCAGACCTGACTCTTGTCGGTAAAGCTCTTTCCGGAGGGTTCTATCCGGTTTCCGCAGTGCTCTCCAACAACGAAGTGCTTGAAGTGCTCCGTCCCGGAGAACACGGCTCCACCTTCGGCGGAAACCCGCTGGCCTGTGCTGTGGCACGGGAAGCGCTGAAAGTACTTGTAGAGGAAGATATGATCGGCAACGCCGCCGCCATGGGGAAAAGGTTCATGGCCGGACTCAGGAAAATTAGAAATCCGTCAATTAAGGAAGTCCGTGGTAAAGGGCTGCTCATGGCAGTTGAATTCACTGATATTCCCGGCGGGGCAAGACCTTTTTGCGAAAAACTCAAGGCGAACGGACTGCTCTGCAAGGAAACCCATAACAACATCATACGGTTTGCACCTCCTCTTGTAATAACGGAGGATGAAGTGGACTGGGCACTGGACAGAATATCTTATACATTATCCAGCAAATAA
- a CDS encoding two-component regulator propeller domain-containing protein, giving the protein MQGRIRLTRFISALVLAFIVTAAQNAQAFQQDLRFRRFSLNDGLSQSSVLCMLQDSKGFMWFGTYDGLNRYDGLNIKIYSNTKSPGSLTDSNICALYEDSAGMLWVGTKSGGLNYYNRKNDTFEHFLPEPDNPESISGKNVSCIYEDSKGRLWVGTYNGLNRYDRASGKFKRFQHTDNPGSISGNEVKCVFEDLQGTIWVGTASGLNMLHELEGTFDRYQPDRTGKNSICDNAVLCFYQKNPGSLWIGTKNGISIFNTHTGKFTNFFRSLEINDIYEDNAGNLWLGTLEGLGKRYPETAELKPEEMRFAFFKNNQLDPQSLGDNKVTSILEDQSGVLWVGTYADGLSILTPKMQSFGLINRQPWKENTIPGRQVSAVLEDRQGLVWIGTYKKGISVYNPSDGTFTNYSSRSPAPWDLSGDRINCIFQDSSGLIWVGTRKKGVFVIDKQKGVVARYRRSLKDKNSLSQDNVWWIYEGSMGYIWVGTSKQGLNRLDRKTGLFRRYKPIPGNPRSLGHKRVRNIFEDSRHNLWICTNAGLDLMDRKSGTFKHYSHDQNNPESISNNRVTPIAEAADGSLWVGTDKGLNRFDPVSGIFTRITEKNGLANDGIQGLCIDSEGKIWVSTFKGISALDPATGKICNFSLSDGLQGIEFWINSYNRGQSGRIYFGGLKGMNMFNPRDIRTNPTPPPVVITGLNIMNTPAYLGTNISETKEITLSWKDPMFTFFFAALDYQNPRLNKYRYKLEGFHNSWIDASSAGTATFTNFDHGDYVFHVIASNSDGVWNETGTSLKIHIIPPFWKTWWFATLALLGLILLLMLAVHIRIRSIRKKGEELSRLVEEKTADLNEEISNHMKTEEQLEQAIIQAKEANEAKSSFLASMSHEIRTPLNSIIGIADLLKHTDMSEEQAEYVSIFESSGEILLAIINDILDFSKIEANHVTLEHISMDLLQEVESIVGLQNTAATTRGIDLVCRFKPDVPEFVIGDPTRLRQILLNIFSNAVKFTSCGQVSITVERNFAHGPDDITFVISDTGVGIVQDKMEAIFAPFSQGDSSTTRKFGGSGLGLSISKKLAELMGGSITASSTPGEGSTFSVTLPLPRAGMTSPQVVRDLNGAEVVVAAVNKDITASLCETVNSFNGNATPCTNTESLRALLAQTGDRKCDLLICDLAFDGRSVLDTLKMLSSTGVTLPPVLMLQKGASFDRSNLEKGIYGMGLTLPPPRRLLLSTAAKLLEIDSGKESGRAGTELPKLPELKILLAEDNLSNRELIRHFLKHCPTTLIMASNGEEALKLAQNEKFDIILLDMEMPLMDGYEFMRRFRSPGHGPQAGIIALTAHASADFRQKCIDAGADEFLSKPIKQKILLQAILDLHNRLSNA; this is encoded by the coding sequence ATGCAGGGCAGAATACGTCTTACAAGATTCATCAGCGCGCTCGTTCTTGCCTTTATTGTGACAGCAGCACAAAATGCACAGGCATTTCAGCAGGATCTCAGATTCCGACGTTTTTCCCTGAACGACGGGCTGTCGCAATCATCTGTCTTATGCATGCTTCAGGACTCGAAAGGGTTCATGTGGTTCGGGACCTATGACGGTTTGAACCGGTATGACGGCCTGAATATCAAAATTTACTCCAATACCAAGTCTCCCGGATCGCTGACAGACTCCAACATCTGCGCACTGTATGAAGACAGCGCCGGCATGCTCTGGGTCGGCACCAAAAGCGGAGGTCTTAACTACTACAACCGCAAAAACGACACCTTCGAGCATTTTCTTCCGGAACCGGACAACCCGGAATCCATTTCCGGCAAAAACGTAAGCTGCATATACGAGGACTCCAAAGGCAGACTCTGGGTAGGGACATACAACGGGCTCAACCGCTATGACCGGGCGAGCGGTAAATTCAAGCGCTTCCAGCACACAGACAACCCCGGAAGCATAAGCGGCAACGAAGTCAAATGCGTTTTCGAGGACCTGCAGGGTACCATCTGGGTGGGAACTGCAAGCGGACTCAACATGCTCCACGAACTGGAAGGCACATTCGATAGATATCAGCCCGACCGTACAGGCAAAAATTCAATCTGCGACAACGCGGTCCTGTGTTTTTACCAGAAAAACCCAGGAAGTTTGTGGATCGGGACCAAAAACGGCATTTCCATTTTCAATACGCACACCGGTAAATTCACAAATTTTTTCCGCTCTCTTGAAATCAACGACATATATGAAGACAACGCCGGCAACCTCTGGCTAGGAACACTGGAGGGACTGGGCAAACGCTATCCGGAAACGGCTGAACTCAAACCGGAAGAGATGCGCTTCGCCTTTTTCAAGAACAACCAGCTTGATCCGCAGAGCCTCGGTGACAACAAGGTTACCTCAATTCTTGAAGACCAGTCCGGAGTCCTGTGGGTCGGCACCTACGCAGACGGATTGAGCATACTCACTCCCAAAATGCAGTCATTCGGACTTATAAACCGCCAGCCATGGAAGGAAAACACCATTCCGGGACGGCAGGTCAGCGCCGTGCTGGAAGACAGACAGGGACTCGTCTGGATAGGGACATATAAAAAAGGGATAAGTGTCTACAATCCTTCCGATGGAACTTTCACGAATTACAGCAGCAGATCTCCCGCGCCCTGGGATCTGAGCGGAGACCGGATAAACTGCATCTTTCAGGACTCGTCCGGGCTGATATGGGTGGGGACCCGCAAAAAGGGTGTTTTTGTCATAGACAAGCAAAAAGGTGTTGTCGCCCGTTACCGCAGAAGCCTGAAAGATAAGAATTCCCTGAGCCAGGACAATGTATGGTGGATATACGAAGGCAGCATGGGCTATATCTGGGTAGGGACGAGCAAACAGGGATTGAACAGGCTTGACAGAAAGACCGGACTGTTCCGCCGTTACAAGCCGATACCCGGAAATCCCAGAAGCCTCGGACACAAGAGAGTCCGCAACATTTTTGAAGACAGCAGGCATAACCTCTGGATATGCACGAACGCCGGACTGGACCTGATGGACAGGAAGAGCGGCACTTTCAAGCACTATTCCCATGACCAGAATAACCCTGAGTCCATTTCCAACAACAGGGTCACGCCTATTGCGGAAGCCGCGGACGGTTCTCTCTGGGTCGGCACAGACAAGGGACTGAACCGATTCGATCCGGTTTCGGGAATTTTTACCCGCATCACTGAAAAAAACGGGTTGGCCAATGACGGTATTCAGGGGCTGTGTATAGACAGCGAGGGCAAAATCTGGGTTTCCACATTCAAGGGTATTTCCGCACTTGATCCGGCCACAGGTAAAATTTGCAACTTCAGCCTTTCAGACGGGCTGCAGGGAATTGAATTCTGGATAAATTCCTACAACAGGGGGCAAAGCGGCAGGATCTATTTCGGAGGTCTCAAAGGAATGAACATGTTCAACCCGAGAGACATCCGCACAAACCCCACCCCCCCGCCGGTTGTGATAACCGGCCTGAATATTATGAACACGCCGGCCTATCTGGGAACAAACATTTCCGAGACAAAGGAAATAACCCTGTCCTGGAAAGACCCTATGTTCACATTTTTCTTTGCCGCTCTGGACTACCAGAACCCCAGACTCAACAAGTACAGATACAAGCTTGAAGGCTTTCATAACAGCTGGATTGACGCATCTTCCGCCGGAACGGCAACCTTCACCAACTTCGACCATGGAGATTACGTTTTCCATGTAATAGCGTCCAACAGCGACGGGGTCTGGAACGAAACAGGAACCAGCCTGAAAATTCATATTATCCCGCCTTTCTGGAAGACCTGGTGGTTTGCAACACTCGCGCTTCTCGGCCTCATCCTGCTCCTGATGCTGGCTGTGCATATACGCATACGGTCCATCCGCAAAAAAGGAGAGGAACTCAGTCGACTTGTTGAGGAAAAAACCGCCGACCTCAATGAAGAAATCAGCAATCACATGAAGACAGAGGAGCAGTTGGAGCAGGCCATCATCCAGGCCAAAGAGGCAAATGAGGCCAAAAGTTCATTTCTGGCCAGCATGAGCCACGAGATACGCACTCCCCTTAACTCGATAATCGGCATAGCCGACCTGCTCAAACATACGGACATGTCCGAAGAACAGGCCGAGTACGTCAGCATTTTCGAATCATCCGGCGAAATACTGCTTGCGATCATCAACGATATTCTGGACTTCTCTAAAATTGAAGCAAACCATGTGACCCTGGAACACATCTCCATGGACCTGCTGCAGGAAGTTGAATCGATAGTCGGCCTGCAGAATACGGCGGCCACGACCCGGGGAATAGACCTTGTCTGCCGGTTCAAGCCGGATGTACCGGAATTCGTTATCGGAGATCCCACGAGACTGCGCCAGATACTGCTGAATATTTTCTCAAACGCGGTGAAGTTCACCTCCTGCGGTCAGGTAAGCATTACGGTCGAGCGCAATTTTGCACACGGTCCCGATGACATCACGTTTGTTATCTCCGATACAGGCGTAGGTATAGTGCAGGATAAAATGGAAGCCATATTCGCCCCGTTCTCACAGGGAGACAGTTCGACAACACGTAAATTCGGCGGTTCCGGGCTGGGGCTCTCCATAAGCAAAAAACTGGCTGAACTCATGGGCGGAAGCATTACGGCATCCAGCACTCCCGGGGAAGGAAGCACTTTTTCAGTGACCCTGCCGCTGCCCCGCGCCGGTATGACCTCCCCGCAGGTTGTTCGGGATCTGAATGGTGCCGAAGTTGTAGTAGCAGCCGTCAATAAAGACATCACGGCCTCACTGTGCGAAACAGTAAACAGCTTCAACGGCAATGCCACCCCATGCACCAATACCGAATCTCTCCGGGCTCTGCTCGCTCAGACCGGAGACAGAAAATGCGACCTGCTTATCTGCGACCTCGCCTTCGACGGAAGATCGGTTCTGGACACCTTGAAAATGCTGAGCAGTACAGGAGTAACACTTCCTCCGGTTCTCATGCTTCAAAAAGGGGCCAGCTTTGACCGTTCCAATCTGGAAAAAGGAATCTACGGAATGGGACTCACCCTGCCTCCGCCACGCAGACTGCTGCTGAGTACGGCGGCAAAACTGCTTGAAATCGACAGCGGAAAAGAAAGTGGTCGCGCAGGGACTGAACTCCCGAAGCTTCCGGAACTGAAAATCCTGCTGGCGGAAGACAATCTCTCCAACAGGGAACTCATAAGGCACTTCCTCAAACACTGCCCCACCACCCTGATCATGGCCTCAAATGGTGAGGAAGCACTCAAACTGGCGCAAAATGAAAAATTCGATATAATACTTCTGGATATGGAAATGCCGCTCATGGATGGTTATGAATTCATGCGCAGATTCCGTAGCCCCGGACATGGCCCGCAGGCTGGAATAATCGCGCTTACGGCACATGCCTCCGCAGACTTCAGGCAGAAATGCATTGATGCCGGGGCCGATGAATTTCTTTCCAAACCGATTAAACAAAAAATCTTACTGCAGGCCATACTGGACCTGCATAACAGGCTGAGCAATGCGTAA
- a CDS encoding DUF2269 family protein has protein sequence MRKLTPVEAKWNKTFHMLSACLWGGGAFAMVLLHSMFSPVSGEALYGRDICLKIIDQYVVTAGAFGCLISGLIYALMSNWGFFKFKWLIIKWAVNIGFIVFGFIFYMPWLDHMSRLSGNAKEMVLQTPEYLRSQTLNEITSFAVFGCLVMLVWLSVFKPWGRTSPGK, from the coding sequence ATGCGTAAACTCACTCCCGTAGAGGCCAAATGGAATAAAACATTTCACATGCTCAGCGCCTGCCTTTGGGGAGGCGGTGCGTTCGCCATGGTGCTTCTGCACAGCATGTTTTCCCCGGTTTCGGGCGAAGCACTATACGGCAGGGATATCTGCTTAAAAATTATTGATCAGTATGTGGTAACCGCCGGTGCATTCGGCTGCCTCATCAGCGGTCTAATCTATGCGTTGATGAGCAATTGGGGCTTTTTCAAGTTCAAGTGGCTGATTATAAAATGGGCGGTCAACATCGGATTCATCGTTTTCGGATTCATTTTCTACATGCCCTGGCTGGACCATATGAGCAGACTTTCCGGAAATGCAAAGGAAATGGTTCTCCAAACCCCGGAATACCTGCGCAGCCAGACTTTGAACGAAATAACCTCCTTTGCGGTTTTCGGCTGTCTGGTCATGCTGGTCTGGCTCTCGGTTTTCAAACCATGGGGCAGGACATCCCCCGGAAAATAA
- a CDS encoding FAD:protein FMN transferase: MKLFPGLSVKVAVLLVLSVFLGGCGSEQGPVRLQGRAIGTTYSILVYGLPENLTSESLDRGVKQVVAGVNSAMSLFKPDSELSRFNACNETDWFPVSRELAEVVSTAKEVNRMTGGAFDITVAPLVNLWGFGPDKRPEIVPSEAEIKQASADVGSNLVEVRLDPPAIKKLKPGLTLDLAAIAKGYCVDAVSNWLESRGVSGFMVEIGGEIRTRGTKPGNVPWRIAVEKPVSMERSVQAVISLTDKAMATSGDYRNYFEVGGKRYSHIIDPTTGRPITHKLVSVSVIDATCSRADALATGLTVLGPEKGAAVARKYNLSVFFIAKTADGFAETATGNFPKHETLN; the protein is encoded by the coding sequence ATGAAGTTGTTTCCGGGTTTGTCAGTAAAAGTAGCCGTGCTGCTGGTCCTGTCCGTCTTTTTAGGCGGATGCGGCAGCGAGCAGGGACCGGTACGTCTTCAGGGAAGGGCCATCGGGACAACCTACTCCATTCTTGTATACGGGCTTCCGGAGAACCTCACCTCCGAAAGTCTGGATCGGGGTGTAAAGCAGGTGGTGGCCGGTGTTAATTCGGCCATGTCCCTTTTTAAACCCGATTCCGAACTGTCCCGGTTCAATGCCTGCAATGAGACGGACTGGTTCCCGGTTTCCAGGGAACTGGCTGAGGTGGTGTCGACCGCCAAGGAAGTCAACCGTATGACCGGCGGGGCTTTCGACATTACAGTGGCTCCTCTTGTCAATCTGTGGGGATTCGGACCGGACAAGCGTCCCGAGATTGTGCCGAGCGAGGCTGAAATCAAGCAAGCCTCGGCCGATGTCGGTTCCAACTTGGTTGAAGTGCGGCTTGATCCTCCGGCCATTAAGAAATTGAAGCCGGGGTTGACCCTTGACCTTGCCGCCATAGCCAAGGGGTATTGTGTGGATGCCGTCAGTAACTGGCTGGAAAGCCGGGGGGTATCCGGGTTTATGGTCGAGATCGGCGGTGAAATACGAACCCGCGGAACAAAGCCGGGGAATGTGCCGTGGCGTATTGCCGTGGAAAAACCGGTGAGCATGGAACGTTCCGTTCAGGCCGTAATAAGTCTGACGGACAAGGCGATGGCCACGTCCGGAGATTATCGGAACTATTTTGAGGTGGGTGGCAAACGCTATTCACACATAATAGATCCGACCACTGGACGGCCCATAACCCACAAGCTCGTGTCGGTCAGCGTTATTGACGCCACCTGTTCCCGTGCCGATGCACTGGCTACCGGACTTACGGTCCTAGGACCGGAAAAGGGCGCTGCTGTGGCCCGCAAATACAATCTGTCCGTGTTTTTCATAGCAAAAACAGCAGACGGTTTTGCGGAGACCGCGACAGGCAATTTCCCTAAACATGAAACTTTGAATTGA
- the nqrF gene encoding NADH:ubiquinone reductase (Na(+)-transporting) subunit F: MVEIILGVVMFTGVVLALCVFILLARAKLVPSGEVNIEINGDPEKTIEVRPGAKLLGALAEKEIYVPSACGGGGSCGQCKCKVFEGGGDILPTETSHVSKREAREGVRLACQVSVKQDMKIEVPPEIFDIKKWECTVKSNIPRATFIKELTLQLPEGENVDFRAGGYIQIEAPAHTVHYKDFEVGDKFKGDWDKFDLWRYTSVVKEPIVRAYSMANYPGEKGIIMLNVRVCPPPPFAPDAPPGQMSSFIYSLKPGDKVTISGPYGEFFARDTDAEMIFIGGGAGMAPMRSHIFDQLKRLASTRKISYWYGARSLREMFYVDEFDKLAEECPNFTWHVALSDPQPEDNWTGYTGFIHQVLYDNYIKQHPAPEDCEFYMCGPPMMASAVENMLISQGVEKENIMYDNFGG; this comes from the coding sequence ATGGTTGAAATAATACTCGGTGTCGTGATGTTTACCGGCGTAGTTCTTGCGCTGTGCGTGTTCATCCTGCTGGCCCGGGCAAAACTTGTCCCGAGCGGAGAGGTGAACATTGAAATCAACGGCGACCCGGAAAAGACCATTGAAGTCAGACCGGGAGCCAAACTGCTGGGTGCTCTGGCCGAAAAGGAAATATACGTGCCTTCCGCCTGTGGCGGGGGTGGGTCCTGCGGCCAGTGCAAGTGCAAGGTTTTTGAAGGAGGCGGTGACATCCTGCCTACCGAGACCTCGCATGTCAGCAAACGTGAAGCCCGCGAGGGAGTCCGTCTTGCCTGCCAGGTAAGCGTAAAACAGGATATGAAGATCGAGGTTCCGCCGGAAATCTTCGATATCAAGAAGTGGGAGTGTACGGTCAAATCCAATATTCCCCGTGCGACCTTTATCAAGGAACTCACTCTGCAGCTTCCTGAAGGCGAAAACGTCGACTTCCGCGCCGGCGGTTACATCCAGATTGAAGCCCCGGCCCATACCGTCCACTACAAGGATTTTGAAGTGGGCGACAAGTTCAAGGGAGACTGGGACAAGTTCGACCTGTGGAGATACACTTCAGTGGTCAAGGAACCCATTGTACGTGCTTACTCCATGGCCAACTATCCCGGTGAAAAAGGCATCATAATGCTCAACGTCCGCGTGTGTCCGCCGCCTCCGTTTGCGCCGGATGCGCCTCCGGGGCAGATGTCTTCATTCATCTACAGTCTGAAACCGGGTGACAAGGTCACCATTTCCGGACCTTACGGTGAATTCTTCGCCCGTGATACGGATGCCGAGATGATCTTCATAGGCGGCGGTGCGGGTATGGCTCCCATGCGTTCGCACATCTTCGATCAGCTCAAGCGGCTCGCCAGCACGCGTAAGATCAGCTACTGGTACGGTGCCCGCAGCCTGCGCGAGATGTTCTACGTGGATGAATTCGACAAGCTGGCCGAAGAATGCCCGAACTTCACCTGGCATGTAGCCCTGTCCGATCCGCAGCCTGAGGACAACTGGACCGGATACACCGGCTTCATCCATCAGGTTCTTTATGACAACTACATCAAGCAGCACCCAGCCCCCGAAGATTGCGAATTCTACATGTGCGGGCCGCCGATGATGGCTTCCGCTGTTGAGAATATGCTTATCTCGCAGGGCGTGGAGAAAGAAAACATAATGTACGATAACTTCGGAGGCTAG